In the Bacillus shivajii genome, one interval contains:
- a CDS encoding ABC-2 transporter permease, whose amino-acid sequence MRALIEKDLKSTKNVLLTVILMFIVAWGLMIYFHISSGFRDANFLIFPFIGSAFITFNLVAHMCNAEEINGVKARLVQLPVKPSMIVFSKYVSSLIILSSVIVLNALLTFVFYKTSVIRGPSDVAIESLGVIVNITVLSIAVYLPFYFAKSIRHAAWAMRIAFIAWAVLLMAVPQLLFNQFYDGVNVPINFSEKLSTNLLISSIFLLLVSLFISLWINQLSRMRKVVTMPLVLVPVCMSIIFSFSISSTVSETITEVQDELSRLHIESIDYLTYETPSEKHQLLIRVDVKPIINDYHVKSNTWITMTLPEETERYTQSTRVTFSLRARDSVEWSVYEPELHSQMFEMEFPQLLTNSEVKEVQGMLERGKIEFEVTSPFLGNDSFRLSKEGM is encoded by the coding sequence TTGAGGGCTCTCATTGAAAAAGATTTAAAAAGTACTAAAAATGTTTTATTAACCGTCATTTTAATGTTTATTGTTGCTTGGGGGTTGATGATTTATTTTCATATTAGCTCAGGATTTCGTGATGCGAACTTTTTAATTTTTCCATTTATCGGATCTGCCTTTATTACCTTTAACTTAGTAGCACATATGTGTAACGCAGAAGAAATAAATGGTGTAAAAGCCCGGCTTGTTCAACTACCTGTGAAACCGTCAATGATTGTTTTTTCGAAATATGTATCAAGCCTGATCATTTTAAGTTCAGTAATCGTTTTAAATGCACTACTGACGTTCGTTTTCTACAAGACATCTGTAATAAGAGGACCATCTGATGTAGCAATCGAATCGCTTGGGGTTATTGTGAACATTACTGTGTTATCGATTGCTGTTTATTTACCGTTTTATTTTGCAAAATCGATCCGGCACGCTGCATGGGCGATGAGAATTGCCTTTATTGCGTGGGCGGTTCTTTTAATGGCAGTGCCACAGCTCTTATTTAACCAGTTCTATGACGGTGTAAATGTACCAATTAACTTTAGTGAGAAATTGAGTACAAATTTGCTCATTTCATCTATATTTCTTTTACTTGTATCACTTTTTATTTCATTATGGATTAATCAATTATCTCGTATGCGTAAAGTAGTGACTATGCCCCTTGTACTTGTTCCTGTTTGTATGAGTATCATATTTTCATTTTCAATTAGTAGCACGGTGTCAGAGACAATAACAGAAGTTCAAGATGAACTATCTCGCTTGCATATTGAATCAATCGATTATTTAACATATGAAACTCCGTCTGAAAAACATCAGTTATTGATTCGAGTAGATGTAAAACCTATCATCAATGATTATCATGTGAAGTCAAATACTTGGATTACAATGACTTTACCTGAAGAAACAGAACGGTATACACAATCAACACGAGTAACATTTTCATTACGCGCTCGTGATTCAGTGGAATGGTCTGTATATGAACCTGAGTTACATTCTCAAATGTTTGAAATGGAGTTTCCTCAGTTGTTAACTAATTCTGAAGTTAAAGAAGTCCAAGGAATGTTAGAGAGGGGCAAAATTGAGTTTGAGGTAACGAGCCCTTTTTTAGGAAATGATTCATTTCGTCTATCAAAGGAGGGGATGTAA
- a CDS encoding ABC transporter ATP-binding protein, translating to MEGSMMTLQDVVRSYRRFTLGPITLQIPKGLLIALIGRNGAGKTTLLQGMSGINVFDQGDVQFEQESIDFLDPKIRTKMTYINNEIQMYSDYTVEQSIHFVSSFYSNWDNEWVNYWLNVFQIHRLNEIHELSKGMKMKLNLILGLAHKPSLVLLDEPTDGLDSISRQQFFDLLQAYIEDGDKTVILSTHYTKDVEGICDYVLFLKNGNLSLKGEVEKLKEEFTFFSLPPTTNEQNLSESAIVVKSDVELKGILPSSECDDLPNEAVMRPPSLDDLFFFVVEKGGNPIEGSH from the coding sequence ATGGAAGGTTCAATGATGACGTTACAAGATGTGGTTCGTTCTTACCGGAGATTTACACTTGGTCCGATAACTTTACAGATCCCAAAAGGATTATTAATTGCATTAATAGGTAGAAATGGTGCTGGAAAAACGACATTGCTTCAAGGGATGAGTGGTATTAACGTGTTTGATCAAGGTGACGTTCAGTTTGAACAGGAATCGATTGACTTTTTAGATCCAAAGATTCGTACAAAGATGACGTATATTAACAATGAGATACAAATGTATAGTGATTACACAGTTGAGCAATCCATTCACTTTGTTTCAAGTTTTTATAGCAACTGGGACAATGAATGGGTCAATTATTGGTTAAATGTATTTCAAATCCACCGCCTAAATGAAATTCACGAACTCTCTAAAGGGATGAAAATGAAGTTGAACCTTATATTAGGTTTAGCACATAAGCCGTCTCTCGTCCTATTAGACGAACCAACAGATGGATTAGATAGTATATCAAGACAGCAATTTTTTGATTTATTACAAGCTTATATTGAAGACGGAGATAAAACAGTTATCTTATCGACTCACTATACAAAAGATGTTGAAGGAATATGCGACTATGTTCTCTTTTTGAAAAATGGAAACCTATCCCTTAAAGGGGAAGTAGAAAAGTTAAAAGAGGAGTTTACGTTTTTTTCTTTGCCGCCGACAACGAATGAACAGAACTTATCCGAATCAGCCATCGTCGTAAAATCCGATGTGGAATTAAAGGGAATCTTACCGTCATCTGAATGTGATGACTTACCGAACGAAGCGGTTATGAGACCGCCATCATTAGATGATTTATTCTTTTTTGTCGTTGAAAAAGGGGGGAACCCAATTGAGGGCTCTCATTGA
- a CDS encoding YrrS family protein: MSQYGNYQTRRTDMKKKRRMNLVLNSAIGLVVAAIIFFSASLFFGGGSEPAMVDGSSQEETEEENNDELNDSNETNETTEDSTEESATDEGDSSTNQSEDANNNNEVESGNDNNDSDQNEVNGDEEATNGSNEENDSPAETIIGEGEWGPIGTVQEEPFSAVYDEDHVNWKEMIQAIKYATNLNDDMITWRIRNGGDHQSAIGTVSYYEDRDTPYKVRLEWVENEGWMPVSVEKLDHNPYN; encoded by the coding sequence ATGAGTCAATACGGAAACTATCAAACACGTCGTACTGATATGAAAAAGAAACGTCGAATGAACCTTGTTTTAAATAGTGCGATCGGTCTTGTTGTTGCGGCTATTATTTTCTTTAGTGCTTCGCTCTTTTTTGGTGGAGGGTCAGAGCCAGCGATGGTTGATGGGTCTAGTCAGGAAGAAACGGAAGAAGAAAATAACGATGAGCTAAATGATTCGAATGAAACGAATGAGACAACCGAAGATTCAACTGAAGAATCTGCTACGGACGAAGGCGATTCAAGTACAAATCAATCAGAAGACGCTAATAATAACAACGAGGTAGAATCAGGCAATGACAATAATGATTCAGATCAGAATGAAGTGAATGGTGACGAAGAAGCAACGAATGGTTCTAATGAGGAGAATGATTCACCAGCAGAAACAATTATCGGTGAAGGCGAGTGGGGACCAATCGGAACTGTACAAGAAGAACCATTTTCAGCTGTTTATGATGAAGATCATGTTAACTGGAAAGAGATGATTCAAGCAATTAAATATGCGACGAACTTAAATGATGATATGATCACTTGGCGCATTAGAAATGGTGGAGATCACCAAAGTGCTATTGGAACGGTAAGCTACTATGAAGACCGAGATACACCTTATAAAGTCAGGTTAGAATGGGTTGAAAACGAGGGTTGGATGCCTGTATCTGTTGAAAAATTAGATCATAATCCTTATAACTAA
- a CDS encoding IreB family regulatory phosphoprotein — protein MSSMDNTMKFNFNDDSMDDDVKDVLFTVYSSLEEKGYNPINQIVGYLLSGDPAYIPRHNDARSLIRKIERDEIIEELVRSYLAQEPKE, from the coding sequence ATGAGTTCAATGGACAATACGATGAAATTTAACTTTAACGATGACTCTATGGATGATGATGTAAAAGATGTCCTCTTTACCGTCTATTCATCACTAGAGGAGAAAGGGTACAATCCGATTAATCAAATCGTTGGTTACTTACTGTCAGGCGACCCTGCGTATATTCCGCGCCACAACGATGCGCGAAGCTTGATTCGGAAAATAGAGCGGGATGAAATTATTGAAGAGCTAGTAAGGTCTTACCTAGCGCAAGAGCCAAAGGAGTAG
- a CDS encoding O-methyltransferase: MAKHELTESYIESFLQTNDSHIEEMKRYASEHHVPIMEATGMAMMLQVLEIHKPKKILEIGTAIGYSAIRMVKSCPNAHIVTIERDEERLKIAEENIRKAQMEKQITVLSGDALHLIKEATELGTFDAIFIDAAKGQYERFFDLYEPLLNIGGVVISDNILFKGMVAESELPENKRMKQMVKRLKLFNERLMTDERFSSMIYPVGDGVMVSVKKEEKENIIGGGN; this comes from the coding sequence ATGGCAAAACATGAACTTACGGAATCGTATATTGAATCTTTTTTGCAAACAAATGATTCCCATATAGAAGAAATGAAGCGTTATGCAAGCGAGCATCACGTGCCGATTATGGAAGCAACTGGAATGGCTATGATGTTACAGGTGTTAGAGATTCATAAGCCGAAGAAAATACTGGAGATTGGTACAGCAATTGGATATTCTGCAATAAGAATGGTTAAGAGCTGTCCAAACGCTCATATTGTGACGATTGAACGTGATGAAGAACGTTTGAAAATAGCTGAAGAAAACATTCGTAAAGCGCAGATGGAAAAACAAATTACTGTCCTTTCTGGAGATGCCTTACACCTTATTAAAGAAGCAACTGAACTTGGCACATTTGATGCGATTTTTATCGATGCTGCAAAAGGACAATATGAACGTTTTTTTGACCTTTATGAGCCGTTATTAAATATCGGTGGTGTAGTGATTTCAGATAACATTTTATTTAAAGGGATGGTTGCTGAAAGCGAACTACCAGAGAATAAACGAATGAAACAGATGGTAAAGAGGTTAAAATTGTTTAATGAGCGCTTAATGACAGATGAACGTTTTTCATCAATGATCTATCCGGTTGGTGATGGCGTTATGGTAAGTGTGAAAAAAGAGGAGAAAGAAAACATCATAGGTGGTGGAAACTAA
- a CDS encoding peptidase U32 family protein, giving the protein MKKPELLVTPTCVEDIEPLIDAGATALMIGEEEFGLRLAGEFPREDIEKAVYIAHGKGAKVYVAMNALFHNEKLPLLPDYIQFLDRVNVDAIVFGDPAVLMNVREHAPNMKLHWNTETTATNWYSANYWGRKGAKRAVLARELNMDSIVEIKDEAEVEVEVQVHGMTCMFQSKRMLLGNYMEFQGKDLKVEGRSKDRSLFLHDPEREAKYPIWEDKNGTHIMSPKDMCIIDELEEMIDEGIDSFKIDGILKDGEYLKRITALYREAIDLYIEDSDAYEGKKEDFVREIKAIQPPNRDIDTGFFFKETVY; this is encoded by the coding sequence ATGAAAAAGCCAGAATTACTTGTGACACCAACGTGTGTTGAAGATATAGAACCGTTAATTGATGCTGGTGCAACAGCATTGATGATTGGAGAAGAAGAATTTGGTCTTCGTCTTGCTGGGGAGTTTCCTCGTGAAGATATCGAAAAAGCTGTCTATATTGCTCACGGTAAAGGAGCAAAAGTTTATGTAGCGATGAATGCTCTGTTTCATAATGAGAAGTTACCGTTATTACCTGATTATATTCAATTTTTAGACCGTGTTAACGTCGATGCCATTGTTTTTGGGGATCCAGCTGTTTTAATGAACGTACGAGAGCACGCTCCAAATATGAAGCTTCACTGGAATACAGAGACGACTGCAACGAACTGGTATTCTGCAAACTATTGGGGAAGAAAAGGTGCTAAACGTGCTGTGCTTGCCCGAGAACTAAATATGGATTCCATTGTTGAAATTAAAGACGAAGCTGAAGTGGAAGTTGAAGTACAAGTTCATGGTATGACTTGTATGTTTCAATCAAAGCGTATGCTCTTAGGAAACTACATGGAGTTTCAAGGAAAGGATTTAAAGGTGGAGGGACGTAGTAAAGATCGCAGCCTCTTCCTACATGATCCTGAACGTGAAGCAAAATATCCAATTTGGGAAGATAAGAATGGAACACATATTATGAGCCCGAAAGATATGTGTATTATCGATGAGCTTGAAGAAATGATCGATGAAGGGATTGATTCTTTTAAAATTGACGGCATCTTAAAAGATGGTGAATATTTAAAGAGAATTACAGCACTTTACAGAGAAGCGATCGATTTATATATCGAAGATTCGGATGCGTACGAAGGAAAAAAAGAAGACTTTGTAAGAGAAATAAAGGCGATCCAGCCGCCAAACCGTGACATTGATACGGGATTCTTTTTCAAAGAAACGGTGTATTAA
- the udk gene encoding uridine kinase produces MEKRPVIIGVAGGSGSGKTTVANEIYCKFQDQDILKIEQDAYYKDQTHLPMEERLKTNYDHPLAFDNDLLLEHLAKLRNREAIERPIYDYANHTRSDDVELIESRDVIILEGILILEDDRLRDLMDIKVFVDTDADVRIIRRLMRDIRERGRTIDSVIDQYTSVVRPMHLQFIEPTKRYADVIIPEGGHNHVAIDLLVTKVKTILEQKSIL; encoded by the coding sequence ATGGAAAAAAGGCCTGTCATTATAGGAGTAGCAGGTGGCTCTGGTTCTGGTAAAACAACCGTTGCTAACGAAATCTACTGTAAATTTCAAGATCAAGATATATTAAAAATTGAACAAGATGCTTATTATAAAGATCAAACTCACTTACCGATGGAAGAGCGGTTAAAAACAAATTATGACCACCCGCTAGCATTTGACAATGACTTGCTTTTAGAGCATTTAGCAAAGTTAAGGAATCGAGAAGCAATTGAAAGGCCAATTTATGATTATGCAAATCATACGCGCTCTGACGATGTTGAACTTATTGAATCACGGGATGTTATAATTTTAGAAGGCATTCTTATTTTAGAAGATGACCGATTACGTGATTTAATGGATATAAAAGTGTTTGTTGATACGGATGCGGATGTACGAATTATTCGCAGGCTAATGCGTGACATACGTGAAAGAGGTCGTACAATAGATTCAGTAATTGATCAGTATACATCTGTCGTACGACCAATGCATTTACAATTTATTGAGCCAACGAAGCGTTATGCTGATGTCATTATTCCAGAAGGTGGCCATAACCATGTGGCTATTGATTTATTAGTGACAAAAGTAAAAACGATTCTTGAACAAAAATCAATTTTGTAA
- the greA gene encoding transcription elongation factor GreA, whose protein sequence is MAEEKHYMTLEGKEKLEKELEYLKTERRKEVVERIKVARDFGDLSENSEYDSAKEEQAFVEGRINQIEKMIRNAEIIEEDSDSSIVSLGKTVTFKELPDGEEEEYTIVGRAEADPIEGKISNDSPMAQSLMGKTIGDRVNVSTPGGDMEVEITEVQ, encoded by the coding sequence ATGGCAGAAGAAAAACACTATATGACTTTAGAGGGTAAAGAGAAATTAGAAAAAGAGCTTGAATATTTAAAAACGGAGCGACGTAAAGAAGTCGTAGAACGAATAAAAGTAGCTAGAGACTTTGGAGACCTCTCAGAGAACTCAGAGTATGATTCTGCGAAAGAGGAACAAGCTTTTGTTGAAGGCCGTATCAACCAAATTGAAAAAATGATTCGTAATGCAGAAATCATTGAAGAAGATTCAGATTCTTCTATTGTTTCATTAGGTAAAACAGTAACATTTAAAGAACTTCCAGACGGTGAAGAAGAAGAGTATACAATTGTTGGACGTGCTGAAGCTGACCCAATAGAAGGCAAGATCTCTAATGATTCTCCGATGGCTCAAAGTTTAATGGGGAAAACAATCGGTGACCGTGTTAATGTATCTACACCAGGTGGAGACATGGAAGTTGAAATTACAGAAGTACAATAA
- a CDS encoding peptidase U32 family protein, whose amino-acid sequence MQQVATRTEEGKRVITKKPELLAPAGNLEKLKVAVHYGADAVFIGGREFGLRSNADNFSIEEMAEGVQFANKYGARIYVTTNIFAHNENMDGLEEYLRDLERVGVSGIIVADPLIIETCKRVAPKLEVHLSTQQSLSNWQAVKFWKEEGLERVVLAREVGLQEMLEMKKNVDIEIETFIHGAMCISYSGRCVLSNHMTARDSNRGGCCQSCRWDYFLYTEEDQIGDSVNEVALFEGNDAPFAMSPKDLNLIEAIPKLVEAGIDSLKVEGRMKSIHYVATVVSVYRKVIDAYCADPDNFKIDPEWVKELAKCANRPTAPAFFENTPGYKEQMFKNHSQKTSYDFAGLVLSYDENTQIVTLQQRNHFRPGDEVEFFGPEIENFTQKVDTLWDEDGEEIDAARHPLQIVKFKVDKPVYANNMMRKEAL is encoded by the coding sequence ATGCAGCAAGTAGCAACTAGAACAGAAGAAGGGAAACGTGTTATAACAAAGAAGCCAGAGCTATTGGCACCAGCTGGTAACCTCGAGAAGTTGAAGGTTGCTGTCCATTATGGGGCAGATGCTGTTTTTATTGGTGGTCGAGAATTCGGTTTGCGTTCAAATGCAGATAACTTTTCAATTGAAGAAATGGCAGAAGGCGTGCAGTTTGCAAATAAATATGGTGCAAGAATTTATGTAACAACAAATATATTTGCTCATAATGAAAACATGGATGGATTAGAAGAATACCTTCGAGACTTAGAGCGTGTTGGTGTTTCTGGAATTATCGTCGCTGATCCGCTCATTATCGAAACGTGTAAACGAGTTGCGCCAAAACTAGAAGTTCATTTATCGACGCAACAATCGTTATCAAACTGGCAAGCAGTGAAGTTTTGGAAAGAAGAAGGGCTTGAGCGTGTTGTTTTAGCACGTGAAGTCGGTCTTCAAGAGATGCTTGAAATGAAGAAGAACGTCGATATTGAAATTGAGACGTTTATTCATGGAGCAATGTGCATTTCATACTCAGGTCGTTGTGTTTTAAGTAATCATATGACGGCTCGTGATTCAAACAGAGGTGGCTGTTGTCAATCTTGTCGTTGGGATTATTTCTTATATACAGAAGAAGATCAAATAGGTGATAGTGTGAATGAAGTCGCCTTATTTGAAGGTAATGATGCACCATTTGCGATGTCACCAAAAGACTTAAACTTAATTGAAGCGATTCCTAAGCTCGTTGAAGCAGGAATTGACAGTTTAAAAGTGGAAGGGCGAATGAAGTCCATTCACTACGTAGCAACTGTTGTGAGTGTTTACCGTAAAGTGATCGATGCATATTGTGCTGACCCAGACAACTTTAAGATTGACCCTGAGTGGGTTAAGGAGCTTGCTAAGTGCGCAAATCGTCCGACAGCTCCAGCCTTTTTCGAAAATACACCAGGATATAAAGAACAAATGTTTAAAAATCATAGTCAAAAGACAAGCTATGACTTTGCAGGGCTTGTATTATCATATGACGAAAACACTCAAATAGTGACATTACAACAGCGAAACCATTTCCGCCCTGGCGATGAAGTTGAATTTTTCGGTCCGGAAATAGAAAACTTCACACAGAAGGTTGATACACTTTGGGATGAAGATGGAGAAGAGATTGACGCGGCACGTCACCCATTACAAATTGTGAAGTTTAAGGTTGACAAGCCTGTCTATGCGAACAACATGATGAGAAAGGAAGCATTATAA
- a CDS encoding ABC-2 transporter permease, translating to MKALLLHDLNRLTRRRGALVTSIILAVAYVAFTIATGDITRSNSYMSIPAFVIAVMSFHFINLLLAEEEQDRVLNRMKQLPISDVKLVLARYCSVIVFLSGYITVILLILFLPVIVIGEGSLLMNQLTPLYIMLQAVTLIMVIYIPIYYGFGRGPIGWVIIFIVFFWYMYIIIAPQMYYNESYLVLGSYIFEPFALGLLLLMVLLIPFSVYTATLVYREKRLNKKRWSIALILLGVTFMFVTGPLVGEKLIERQFINVIESIEFVSLEVEPIRDDSDFGHHSISYDFIIRVPEESFIRELFHYDLRGSVLPFHPSHDQGQDKFNTGSWFRVDEQKRGDGYLYFVRSFRENVIGSKEKFEEYLLEIDENQVFVKVQSRVLQKEVTLPLSDS from the coding sequence TTGAAGGCATTACTCTTACATGATTTAAACCGACTAACAAGAAGGCGAGGGGCTCTGGTAACAAGTATCATACTTGCAGTTGCTTATGTTGCTTTTACGATTGCTACAGGGGATATTACGAGAAGCAACAGTTATATGAGTATTCCAGCCTTCGTTATAGCTGTTATGAGCTTTCACTTTATAAACCTCCTATTAGCTGAAGAAGAGCAAGATCGTGTGTTAAACAGGATGAAACAGCTCCCCATTTCTGATGTGAAGTTAGTTTTAGCAAGGTATTGTTCAGTTATTGTTTTTTTAAGCGGGTATATTACGGTTATTTTACTTATCTTGTTTCTACCGGTAATAGTGATAGGAGAAGGTTCATTATTAATGAACCAATTAACACCGTTATATATCATGTTACAAGCTGTCACCTTAATTATGGTCATTTACATCCCAATTTATTATGGATTCGGGCGTGGTCCAATCGGTTGGGTAATTATATTTATTGTGTTCTTTTGGTACATGTATATCATTATTGCTCCTCAAATGTATTACAATGAATCCTATTTAGTATTAGGAAGTTACATTTTTGAGCCATTTGCATTAGGGCTGTTACTATTAATGGTATTGTTAATCCCATTTTCGGTGTACACGGCAACCCTTGTATATCGTGAAAAAAGATTGAATAAAAAGAGATGGTCAATTGCCTTAATCTTATTAGGAGTAACATTTATGTTTGTTACAGGTCCACTTGTTGGAGAGAAGCTTATAGAACGGCAATTTATAAATGTGATTGAATCAATAGAATTTGTGTCCTTAGAAGTTGAGCCAATTCGAGACGATTCGGACTTTGGCCACCATTCAATTTCCTATGACTTTATCATAAGGGTCCCAGAAGAGTCTTTTATCCGTGAGTTATTCCACTATGATTTACGAGGGTCTGTACTGCCATTCCACCCAAGCCATGACCAAGGTCAAGATAAATTTAATACAGGTTCTTGGTTTCGCGTGGATGAACAAAAACGAGGTGATGGTTACTTATATTTTGTAAGATCTTTTCGAGAAAATGTGATTGGTTCAAAAGAAAAGTTTGAAGAATACTTACTAGAGATCGATGAGAATCAAGTATTTGTTAAGGTTCAGAGTCGAGTACTACAAAAAGAAGTAACTTTGCCATTATCGGACTCCTGA
- a CDS encoding GntR family transcriptional regulator, with protein MWIHLNDEDSRPLYIQVKDQIMKAILNRTLEAGTELPSIRKLAKEAKTSVITVKRAYQELENEGYIYTRAGKGTFVKELDSSNIHEKNKQKFIDKANELFEFGRTFNLSEEEMKELINKVLKERD; from the coding sequence ATGTGGATCCATCTTAATGACGAAGATTCAAGACCGCTATACATACAAGTGAAGGATCAAATTATGAAAGCTATTTTAAATAGAACGCTTGAAGCAGGTACAGAACTTCCTTCAATCCGTAAGCTTGCAAAAGAGGCGAAAACGAGTGTGATTACAGTAAAAAGGGCGTATCAGGAGCTTGAGAATGAAGGATACATTTATACAAGAGCAGGAAAAGGTACATTTGTTAAAGAGTTGGACAGTTCAAATATACATGAAAAAAATAAACAGAAGTTTATTGATAAAGCAAATGAGCTTTTTGAGTTTGGTAGGACATTCAACTTATCTGAAGAGGAAATGAAAGAGCTCATTAACAAAGTTTTGAAGGAGAGGGATTAG
- the ruvX gene encoding Holliday junction resolvase RuvX — MKVLGLDVGTKTIGVAVSDALGWTAQGVETIKRDSDNDERDFERLDELIKEYEVSTIIVGLPKNMNGTIGPSGELCQQFADKLKERTKLEVKMWDERLSTVAAERMLVSADVSRKKRKKVIDKMAAVMILQGYLDSK, encoded by the coding sequence ATGAAAGTTTTAGGATTAGATGTTGGAACGAAAACAATCGGCGTTGCCGTCAGTGATGCGTTAGGCTGGACAGCTCAAGGCGTAGAAACGATTAAACGTGACTCTGATAATGATGAACGTGATTTTGAACGTTTAGATGAATTAATAAAAGAGTATGAGGTAAGTACTATAATTGTTGGACTTCCGAAAAATATGAATGGTACAATTGGTCCCAGCGGTGAATTGTGTCAACAGTTTGCTGATAAGTTAAAGGAACGTACGAAATTAGAAGTGAAAATGTGGGACGAGCGTCTTTCTACTGTTGCAGCAGAGAGAATGCTTGTTTCTGCAGATGTAAGCCGCAAGAAACGGAAAAAAGTCATTGATAAGATGGCGGCTGTTATGATCTTGCAAGGTTACTTAGATTCAAAATAA
- a CDS encoding DUF1292 domain-containing protein, producing MSKPEIHQPQDDDRIVIPDENGEEHLFQVLFTFDVDATGHSYMVLAPEGSNDSEDDEIEVHAFRYEEPEGEDLALYPIESDEEWNMVEELLNTFTEDEE from the coding sequence ATGTCAAAGCCTGAAATTCACCAACCACAAGATGATGACCGCATTGTTATTCCAGATGAAAATGGAGAAGAGCACTTATTCCAAGTGTTATTCACATTTGATGTCGATGCAACAGGTCATTCATACATGGTACTTGCACCAGAAGGATCTAATGATTCTGAAGACGATGAAATCGAAGTTCATGCATTCCGCTACGAAGAACCAGAAGGTGAAGACTTAGCTCTTTACCCAATTGAGTCAGATGAGGAATGGAACATGGTCGAAGAGCTTTTAAATACATTCACTGAAGACGAAGAGTAA
- the mltG gene encoding endolytic transglycosylase MltG: protein MTDKTNDKQKHESKLIERQKEASLVRKIVLICFFVILLTIAGATYATYQYVVNAIGPVDESDEEMIEVEIPIGSTSTRIGSILEEHDLVSSGSMFRYYVRYKNEDGFQAGDYELSRSMSMDEIIDELKEGTIYEEYQLTFTIPEGRWLEEVTERIANETNLEKEELVELVHDEEYLESLIERYTMLSETILDENIRWPLEGYIFPARYDFVEEEVTAEQVIQAMLDRTAATLEEYNAGGSDMSYHEILTIASIIEGEARNDEEREIISGVIHNRLNIGMALQMDPTVAYAHGEHISRTLYEDLEIDSPYNTYQISGLPIGPINNPGAASIRTALQPVEHSYLYFYHAADGEVYFSETYSEHQQVLEQHRD, encoded by the coding sequence TTGACTGATAAAACGAATGATAAACAAAAACATGAATCAAAATTAATAGAGAGACAAAAAGAAGCATCCCTTGTGAGAAAGATTGTGCTTATTTGTTTTTTCGTCATATTATTAACGATCGCAGGAGCAACCTATGCGACGTATCAATATGTAGTGAATGCAATTGGACCTGTAGATGAAAGTGATGAAGAAATGATTGAAGTGGAGATTCCAATTGGTTCTACGAGCACAAGAATTGGGTCTATCCTTGAGGAACATGATCTTGTTAGTAGTGGATCCATGTTTCGTTATTACGTAAGATATAAAAATGAAGACGGATTCCAAGCGGGAGATTATGAACTTTCAAGGTCGATGAGTATGGATGAAATCATTGATGAATTGAAGGAAGGAACGATCTACGAGGAATATCAGCTTACATTTACAATTCCAGAAGGACGTTGGTTAGAAGAAGTAACTGAACGTATTGCTAATGAAACGAATTTAGAAAAAGAAGAGCTTGTTGAACTTGTTCATGACGAAGAATATTTAGAGTCTCTCATTGAACGCTATACGATGCTAAGTGAGACGATTTTAGATGAGAACATTCGCTGGCCTCTTGAAGGTTATATCTTCCCTGCAAGATATGATTTTGTTGAAGAAGAAGTAACCGCAGAACAAGTTATACAAGCAATGTTAGATCGAACTGCTGCGACTCTTGAGGAGTACAATGCTGGAGGATCCGACATGAGCTATCATGAAATTTTAACGATTGCATCCATTATTGAAGGGGAAGCAAGAAACGATGAAGAAAGAGAGATTATATCTGGAGTGATCCATAATCGTTTAAACATTGGAATGGCTTTACAAATGGATCCTACAGTTGCTTATGCACATGGTGAGCATATCTCTCGTACGTTATATGAAGATTTAGAAATTGATTCACCGTATAATACGTATCAGATTTCTGGATTACCTATAGGTCCGATTAATAATCCAGGGGCTGCATCGATTCGTACAGCGTTACAGCCAGTTGAACATAGTTATTTATACTTCTATCACGCTGCAGATGGTGAAGTATACTTCTCAGAAACATATTCTGAACACCAACAAGTACTAGAGCAACACCGTGACTAA